The following are encoded together in the Lathyrus oleraceus cultivar Zhongwan6 chromosome 3, CAAS_Psat_ZW6_1.0, whole genome shotgun sequence genome:
- the LOC127130744 gene encoding uncharacterized mitochondrial protein AtMg00810-like: MEYGVYLQHTSEGSVILVCLYMDGILLIGSCTSEVNKFKKVMMNAFDMTDLGNIVYYLGMKILHSEKGIVVHQLKYEFELLKRFELIICKSTVTPAEITHKLDYDDDGEDVDVINFEHFVGCLRYLYSTRPDICYTFGMMSRFMSKPNWSHYQALIRIMKHVKGTLRYGILFPYGVSYTAELICYSDSGWCGDSGQKKHCMILLV; this comes from the coding sequence atggaaTATGGTGTATATcttcagcatacttctgaaggcaGTGTGATTCTAGTGTGTCTTTATATGGATGGCATACTTTTGATAGGGAGTTGTACTTCTGAGGTAAACAAGTTCAAGAAGGTGATGATGAATGCTTTTGATATGACTGACCTTGGAAATATAGTATATTATCTAGGGATGAAGATTTTGCATTCTGAGAAGGGAATTGTTGTGCACCAACTAAAGTATGAATTTGAGTTGCTGAAGAGATTTGAGCTAATTATTTGTAAGTCAACAGTCACACCTGCTGAGATAACTCACAAGCTGGACTATGATGATGATGGTGAGGATGTAGATGTTATAAACTTCGAACATTTTGTTGGCTGTCTGAGATATCTCTATAGCACCAGGCCTGACATATGTTATACATTTGGAATGAtgagtaggtttatgagtaaGCCAAATTGGTCACATTACCAAGCTCTAATCAGGATTATGAAGCATGTAAAAGGGACTCTGAGGTATGGAATTTTGTTTCCGTATGGAGTGTCATATACTGCTGAGTTGATATGCTACTCAGACTCTGGTTGGTGTGGGGACAGTGGACAGAAGAAGCACTGCATGatactgttggtgtaa